In a genomic window of Coregonus clupeaformis isolate EN_2021a chromosome 27, ASM2061545v1, whole genome shotgun sequence:
- the LOC121541147 gene encoding small nuclear ribonucleoprotein Sm D3 has product MSIGVPIKVLHEAEGHIVTCETNTGEVYRGKLIEAEDNMNCQMANITVTHRDGRVAQLEQVYIRGSKIRFLILPDMLKNAPMLKSMKNKNQGSGAGRGKAAILKAQVAARGRGRGGGMGRGNIFQKRR; this is encoded by the exons ATGTCCATTGGCGTGCCCATCAAAGTTCTGCATGAAGCAGAGGGTCACATTGTGACCTGTGAGACCAACACTGGTGAAGTGTACAGGGGAAAGCTCATTGAGGCTGAGGACAACATGAACTGCCAG ATGGCCAATATCACTGTGACTCATCGGGATGGGCGTGTAGCCCAACTGGAGCAGGTCTATATCCGGGGCAGCAAGATTCGCTTCCTGATCCTACCGGACATGTTAAAGAATGCCCCTATGTTAAAGAGCATGAAAAACAAGAACCAGGGCTCTGGAGCAGGAAGGGGGAAGGCAGCCATTCTCAAAGCTCAGG TGGCTGCAAGAGGACGGGGTCGTGGTGGAGGAATGGGAAGAGGAAACATTTTCCAGAAGAGGCGATAG